One region of Oryza sativa Japonica Group chromosome 5, ASM3414082v1 genomic DNA includes:
- the LOC4338238 gene encoding probable LRR receptor-like serine/threonine-protein kinase At1g56140 isoform X2, producing the protein MREMRRWCSRMSGLVWVVLVCSWTWRIAAAQAPQPPKTDPLEAAALNTILGRWGKKASSEWNISGEPCSGLASDKSDWDNYPNINPFIKCDCTFSNNTLCHITRLRVTNLSVVGEIPLELQNFTYMLDLNLGYNYLTGAVPSFFGKFTFMKYLAFPFNALSGPLPKELGNLTNLLSLGISFNNFSGQLPKELGNMTNLQQMYIDSCGFSGPFPSTFSKLQNLKILRSSDNDFTGKIPDYLGIMPKLEDMAFQGNSFEGPIPPSLANLTKLTNLRIGDIVNGSSSLAFISNLTSLSNLILRNCKISGNLAPVDFSKFGVLTLLDLSFNNITGQIPQTILNMTNLEFLFLGNNSFTGSLPDAISPSLKAIDFSYNQLTGGLPSWATQNNFQLNLVANNFELGTIGHSTLPSGLNCLQQDTPCFRGSAEYYSFAVDCGNNRTTRGLDGTIYEPDAANLGAASYYVTSDTRWGVSNVGNYFLATDGVNIINSPQKIQNVLDSRLFETARMSASSVRYYGLGLENGNYTVLLQFAEFAYPDSQTWLSLGRRVFDIYVQGDLKEKNFDIRKMAGGKSFTAVNRSYTARVSKNFLEIHLFWAGKGTCCVPTQGYYGPMISALSVTPNFTPTVRNGVPKRRSKAGAIAGITIGALVLGVVSLFGIFLLVKKRRTIAEQQEELYNLAGQPDVFSNTELKLATDNFSYQNIIGEGGYGPVYKGKLPDGRVIAVKQLSETSHQGKSQFVTEVATISAVQHRNLVKLHGCCIDSKTPLLVYEYLENGSLDRAIFGHSILKLDWAMRFDIILGIARGLTYLHEESSVRIVHRDIKASNVLLDTDLTPKISDFGLAKLYDEKKTHVSTRIAGTMGYLAPEYAMRGHLSEKADVFAFGVLMLETVAGRSNTNNSLEESKIYLLEWGSPHQRPPMSRVVAMLIGDVDVAEVVTKPSYITEWQLRDGGSSSYTTSSYAGSSNPEFSRQRETNPLARSSPTITKASLVGR; encoded by the exons atgaGAGAGATGCGGCGTTGGTGCAGCAGGATGAGCGGTCTCGTGTGGGTGGTGCTTGTGTGCTCATGGACATGGAGGATCGCAGCTGCTCAGGCTCCGCAACCACCAAAAACTGATCCACTCGAGG CGGCGGCCCTGAACACGATACTGGGAAGATGGGGCAAGAAGGCGTCGTCGGAGTGGAACATAAGCGGCGAGCCCTGCAGCGGTCTCGCCTCTGACAAAAGCGACTGGGATAACTACCCCAACATCAATCCATTCATCAAGTGCGACTGCACTTTCAGCAACAACACCCTCTGCCACATTACCAGACT GAGGGTAACAAATTTGAGCGTTGTTGGCGAAATACCTTTGGAGCTGCAGAATTTCACCTATATGCTGGACCT GAACCTGGGCTATAATTACTTGACTGGTGCCGTGCCATCATTCTTTGGAAAGTTTACTTTCATGAAATATTT GGCTTTTCCTTTCAATGCACTGTCTGGACCGCTTCCAAAGGAACTTGGAAACCTCACCAATCTCCTCTCGCT GGGCATTAGCTTTAACAATTTTAGCGGTCAACTTCCTAAAGAACTGGGCAATATGACCAATCTTCAGCAGAT GTACATCGATAGTTGTGGATTCAGTGGTCCGTTCCCTTCAACATTCTCAAAACTTCAGAACCTGAAGATCTT GAGGTCATCAGATAACGATTTTACAGGGAAAATACCTGATTATTTGGGGATCATGCCTAAGTTGGAAGATAT GGCTTTCCAAGGAAATTCTTTTGAAGGACCGATCCCACCAAGTTTAGCTAATCTAACCAAGTTAACCAACTT ACGGATTGGTGATATTGTAAATGGGAGCTCTTCATTGGCCTTTATCAGTAACCTCACATCTTTGAGCAACCT AATATTAAGGAACTGCAAGATATCTGGCAATCTTGCACCAGTAGATTTTTCGAAGTTTGGAGTTTTAACCCTGCT GGACTTGAGTTTTAACAATATCACAGGCCAAATTCCTCAAACCATTCTGAATATGACAAATCTTGAATTTCT GTTTCTTGGGAACAACAGCTTTACAGGAAGTCTTCCAGATGCTATAAGCCCATCCTTGAAAGCGAT CGATTTTTCCTACAACCAACTCACCGGAGGCTTGCCTTCTTGGGCTACCCAGAACAACTTCCAATT AAATTTGGTGGCAAACAACTTTGAACTTGGTACCATAGGCCACAG CACTTTACCTTCAGGACTAAACTGCCTCCAGCAAGACACCCCTTGTTTCCGTGGATCTGCAGAAT ACTATTCCTTTGCGGTTGACTGCGGCAATAATAGAACGACTAGAGGCTTAGATGGAACTATTTACGAACCAGATGCTGCAAACCTTGGGGCTGCATCATATTATGTTACTAGTGACACAAGATGGGGTGTAAGCAATGTCGGGAACTACTTTCTGGCTACAGATGGAGTGAACATAATAAATAGTCCACAGAAAATTCAGAATGTCCTTGATTCAAGATTATTTGAAACTGCAAGGATGTCGGCGTCGTCGGTGAGGTATTATGGCCTTGGACTCGAGAATGGAAATTACACTGTTCTGCTTCAATTTGCCGAGTTTGCTTATCCAGACTCGCAGACGTGGCTAAGCTTAGGAAGGAGAGTTTTTGACATATATGTCCAG GGTGATCTAAAAGAAAAGAATTTTGATATAAGGAAGATGGCGGGTGGAAAATCTTTTACTGCAGTCAACAGAAGTTATACTGCAAGAGTGTCCAAAAATTTCCTTGAGATTCATCTCTTTTGGGCTGGTAAGGGAACTTGTTGTGTACCTACTCAAGGTTACTATGGGCCGATGATCTCAGCATTAAGTGTCACACCAA ATTTTACTCCAACAGTTCGAAATGGTGTACCAAAAAGGAGAAGTAAAGCAGGTGCAATTGCTGGAATAACAATTGGTGCATTAGTGTTAGGAGTAGTATCCTTATTTGGAATATTTTTGTTGGTAAAGAAGAGAAGAACAATAGCAGAACAGCAAGAag AACTGTACAACCTTGCTGGACAACCCGATGTCTTCAGTAACACTGAACTCAAGCTAGCTACCGACAATTTCAGTTATCAAAACATCATTGGGGAAGGCGGATATGGGCCAGTGTATAAG GGTAAACTACCTGATGGAAGAGTTATAGCAGTGAAACAACTTTCTGAAACATCTCATCAAGGCAAAAGCCAATTTGTGACAGAGGTAGCAACAATCTCTGCTGTGCAACACCGGAATCTTGTTAAATTGCATGGGTGCTGCATTGATAGTAAAACACCCTTGTTAGTTTATGAGTACCTTGAAAATGGAAGCCTGGATCGAGCAATATTTG GACATAGTATCTTAAAACTAGATTGGGCAATGCGATTTGATATCATTTTAGGCATAGCAAGAGGCCTAACATATCTTCATGAGGAGTCAAGTGTCCGCATTGTGCATAGGGACATCAAAGCCAGCAATGTCCTACTTGACACTGACCTCACCCCAAAGATCTCTGACTTTGGACTTGCCAAACTATATGATGAGAAGAAAACTCATGTGAGCACAAGAATTGCGGGCACAAT GGGCTACCTAGCTCCTGAGTATGCAATGAGAGGTCATTTGTCAGAGAAGGCCGATGTTTTTGCATTTGGAGTACTTATGTTGGAGACTGTTGCTGGTCGATCGAATACAAACAACTCCCTTGAGGAAAGCAAGATATATCTCTTGGAGTGG GGCTCACCGCACCAGCGGCCGCCAATGTCAAGGGTTGTGGCAATGCTCATCGGAGATGTTGATGTGGCTGAGGTGGTCACGAAGCCGAGCTATATCACCGAGTGGCAGCTCAGGGATGGTGGGAGCAGTAGCTACACCACTAGTAGCTATGCAGGATCTAGTAACCCTGAGTTTAGTAGGCAGAGGGAGACCAACCCTCTCGCACGGTCATCACCAACGATCACCAAAGCTAGTCTGGTGGGAAGGTGA
- the LOC4338238 gene encoding probable LRR receptor-like serine/threonine-protein kinase At1g56140 isoform X1 yields the protein MREMRRWCSRMSGLVWVVLVCSWTWRIAAAQAPQPPKTDPLEAAALNTILGRWGKKASSEWNISGEPCSGLASDKSDWDNYPNINPFIKCDCTFSNNTLCHITRLRVTNLSVVGEIPLELQNFTYMLDLNLGYNYLTGAVPSFFGKFTFMKYLAFPFNALSGPLPKELGNLTNLLSLGISFNNFSGQLPKELGNMTNLQQMYIDSCGFSGPFPSTFSKLQNLKILRSSDNDFTGKIPDYLGIMPKLEDMAFQGNSFEGPIPPSLANLTKLTNLRIGDIVNGSSSLAFISNLTSLSNLILRNCKISGNLAPVDFSKFGVLTLLDLSFNNITGQIPQTILNMTNLEFLFLGNNSFTGSLPDAISPSLKAIDFSYNQLTGGLPSWATQNNFQLNLVANNFELGTIGHSTLPSGLNCLQQDTPCFRGSAEYYSFAVDCGNNRTTRGLDGTIYEPDAANLGAASYYVTSDTRWGVSNVGNYFLATDGVNIINSPQKIQNVLDSRLFETARMSASSVRYYGLGLENGNYTVLLQFAEFAYPDSQTWLSLGRRVFDIYVQGDLKEKNFDIRKMAGGKSFTAVNRSYTARVSKNFLEIHLFWAGKGTCCVPTQGYYGPMISALSVTPNFTPTVRNGVPKRRSKAGAIAGITIGALVLGVVSLFGIFLLVKKRRTIAEQQEELYNLAGQPDVFSNTELKLATDNFSYQNIIGEGGYGPVYKGKLPDGRVIAVKQLSETSHQGKSQFVTEVATISAVQHRNLVKLHGCCIDSKTPLLVYEYLENGSLDRAIFGHSILKLDWAMRFDIILGIARGLTYLHEESSVRIVHRDIKASNVLLDTDLTPKISDFGLAKLYDEKKTHVSTRIAGTMGYLAPEYAMRGHLSEKADVFAFGVLMLETVAGRSNTNNSLEESKIYLLEWAWGLYEMGQALRVVDPCLKEFDEKEAFRVICIALLCTQGSPHQRPPMSRVVAMLIGDVDVAEVVTKPSYITEWQLRDGGSSSYTTSSYAGSSNPEFSRQRETNPLARSSPTITKASLVGR from the exons atgaGAGAGATGCGGCGTTGGTGCAGCAGGATGAGCGGTCTCGTGTGGGTGGTGCTTGTGTGCTCATGGACATGGAGGATCGCAGCTGCTCAGGCTCCGCAACCACCAAAAACTGATCCACTCGAGG CGGCGGCCCTGAACACGATACTGGGAAGATGGGGCAAGAAGGCGTCGTCGGAGTGGAACATAAGCGGCGAGCCCTGCAGCGGTCTCGCCTCTGACAAAAGCGACTGGGATAACTACCCCAACATCAATCCATTCATCAAGTGCGACTGCACTTTCAGCAACAACACCCTCTGCCACATTACCAGACT GAGGGTAACAAATTTGAGCGTTGTTGGCGAAATACCTTTGGAGCTGCAGAATTTCACCTATATGCTGGACCT GAACCTGGGCTATAATTACTTGACTGGTGCCGTGCCATCATTCTTTGGAAAGTTTACTTTCATGAAATATTT GGCTTTTCCTTTCAATGCACTGTCTGGACCGCTTCCAAAGGAACTTGGAAACCTCACCAATCTCCTCTCGCT GGGCATTAGCTTTAACAATTTTAGCGGTCAACTTCCTAAAGAACTGGGCAATATGACCAATCTTCAGCAGAT GTACATCGATAGTTGTGGATTCAGTGGTCCGTTCCCTTCAACATTCTCAAAACTTCAGAACCTGAAGATCTT GAGGTCATCAGATAACGATTTTACAGGGAAAATACCTGATTATTTGGGGATCATGCCTAAGTTGGAAGATAT GGCTTTCCAAGGAAATTCTTTTGAAGGACCGATCCCACCAAGTTTAGCTAATCTAACCAAGTTAACCAACTT ACGGATTGGTGATATTGTAAATGGGAGCTCTTCATTGGCCTTTATCAGTAACCTCACATCTTTGAGCAACCT AATATTAAGGAACTGCAAGATATCTGGCAATCTTGCACCAGTAGATTTTTCGAAGTTTGGAGTTTTAACCCTGCT GGACTTGAGTTTTAACAATATCACAGGCCAAATTCCTCAAACCATTCTGAATATGACAAATCTTGAATTTCT GTTTCTTGGGAACAACAGCTTTACAGGAAGTCTTCCAGATGCTATAAGCCCATCCTTGAAAGCGAT CGATTTTTCCTACAACCAACTCACCGGAGGCTTGCCTTCTTGGGCTACCCAGAACAACTTCCAATT AAATTTGGTGGCAAACAACTTTGAACTTGGTACCATAGGCCACAG CACTTTACCTTCAGGACTAAACTGCCTCCAGCAAGACACCCCTTGTTTCCGTGGATCTGCAGAAT ACTATTCCTTTGCGGTTGACTGCGGCAATAATAGAACGACTAGAGGCTTAGATGGAACTATTTACGAACCAGATGCTGCAAACCTTGGGGCTGCATCATATTATGTTACTAGTGACACAAGATGGGGTGTAAGCAATGTCGGGAACTACTTTCTGGCTACAGATGGAGTGAACATAATAAATAGTCCACAGAAAATTCAGAATGTCCTTGATTCAAGATTATTTGAAACTGCAAGGATGTCGGCGTCGTCGGTGAGGTATTATGGCCTTGGACTCGAGAATGGAAATTACACTGTTCTGCTTCAATTTGCCGAGTTTGCTTATCCAGACTCGCAGACGTGGCTAAGCTTAGGAAGGAGAGTTTTTGACATATATGTCCAG GGTGATCTAAAAGAAAAGAATTTTGATATAAGGAAGATGGCGGGTGGAAAATCTTTTACTGCAGTCAACAGAAGTTATACTGCAAGAGTGTCCAAAAATTTCCTTGAGATTCATCTCTTTTGGGCTGGTAAGGGAACTTGTTGTGTACCTACTCAAGGTTACTATGGGCCGATGATCTCAGCATTAAGTGTCACACCAA ATTTTACTCCAACAGTTCGAAATGGTGTACCAAAAAGGAGAAGTAAAGCAGGTGCAATTGCTGGAATAACAATTGGTGCATTAGTGTTAGGAGTAGTATCCTTATTTGGAATATTTTTGTTGGTAAAGAAGAGAAGAACAATAGCAGAACAGCAAGAag AACTGTACAACCTTGCTGGACAACCCGATGTCTTCAGTAACACTGAACTCAAGCTAGCTACCGACAATTTCAGTTATCAAAACATCATTGGGGAAGGCGGATATGGGCCAGTGTATAAG GGTAAACTACCTGATGGAAGAGTTATAGCAGTGAAACAACTTTCTGAAACATCTCATCAAGGCAAAAGCCAATTTGTGACAGAGGTAGCAACAATCTCTGCTGTGCAACACCGGAATCTTGTTAAATTGCATGGGTGCTGCATTGATAGTAAAACACCCTTGTTAGTTTATGAGTACCTTGAAAATGGAAGCCTGGATCGAGCAATATTTG GACATAGTATCTTAAAACTAGATTGGGCAATGCGATTTGATATCATTTTAGGCATAGCAAGAGGCCTAACATATCTTCATGAGGAGTCAAGTGTCCGCATTGTGCATAGGGACATCAAAGCCAGCAATGTCCTACTTGACACTGACCTCACCCCAAAGATCTCTGACTTTGGACTTGCCAAACTATATGATGAGAAGAAAACTCATGTGAGCACAAGAATTGCGGGCACAAT GGGCTACCTAGCTCCTGAGTATGCAATGAGAGGTCATTTGTCAGAGAAGGCCGATGTTTTTGCATTTGGAGTACTTATGTTGGAGACTGTTGCTGGTCGATCGAATACAAACAACTCCCTTGAGGAAAGCAAGATATATCTCTTGGAGTGG GCCTGGGGTTTGTATGAAATGGGGCAAGCTCTGCGCGTAGTCGATCCATGTCTTAAGGAATTTGATGAGAAGGAAGCTTTCAGAGTCATCTGTATTGCTCTCCTTTGTACGCAGGGCTCACCGCACCAGCGGCCGCCAATGTCAAGGGTTGTGGCAATGCTCATCGGAGATGTTGATGTGGCTGAGGTGGTCACGAAGCCGAGCTATATCACCGAGTGGCAGCTCAGGGATGGTGGGAGCAGTAGCTACACCACTAGTAGCTATGCAGGATCTAGTAACCCTGAGTTTAGTAGGCAGAGGGAGACCAACCCTCTCGCACGGTCATCACCAACGATCACCAAAGCTAGTCTGGTGGGAAGGTGA